TATAGTCTCTAAATGAGGCCTGAAATCGATACTCTATTTTTGTGAGTggtatgtgtgtgcgtgcttaTATCCAGTTTACTTTACCTGTCAATGATTCTGAGCCATAGTGGTTTCAGTGAGGGCTGGATAATGCTTATTTTTCAGTTCAGCTTCAAATAAATTTTAAGTTCAAAGGAAGCAAGTCCAGTCCCTaatacgcgtgtgtgtgtgtgtgtgtgtgtgtgtgtgtgtgtgtgtgtgtgtgtgtgtgttattctctTCTCTCTTCACGTTTTCCAcattataaaaatcattaatagAATGCATCAACTCATATCACATTATTCACTGTCTCTATTCCTCAGAAACTTTCTGTATATTTCTCTGTATTTCCAAAAGCTCAGCACTTTCCCCCTATTATTTTTAGTTTCACCTGCAGTCTGTCACCCACATGTCCCATTTGTTATGACATTTCTGGTGTTCATGAGATATTTGGCACAAGTGTGTGTACAGCGATGTTTGGTTTGGTGCTCCTACCCAATAAAAAACTGGTTGGCCAGACCCTCATTGACAATGATGTCAGAGGGAGGGAAATTATGTCTGATGCAAAATCTGGAATTTAAGACCAAATAATTAATTGGTTATGTttgttctttttgtgttttttttttatttctttttttattttacttttaaacaagCTATATTtgtagatatataaatatatatatatatgtatgtatttgtataaatatatttgtgtattgtcgatatttattatgtatatataaatacacacagtatggattttgaaaatatttacgttTATACATTTAGATattcatattcttatattttataataaataaaacatattttattcatatataatttttttttcttaaatatatacatgtgtttgtatttatatacacataataaatatacgcagtatacacaaatataaaatactttattttggatttgattaatcgtgattaatcgtttgacagcactaatataaatgCCATATATAGATATAGGGCTAGAAGGTGTGCtaaattgcaaatatatatttgtacctTTGATTATATTCATAATATCACATCACTTACTACTTACTGCTTAAGTAACAAATCTATTGATTAGGATCTCATAGAGATCCTGCACCACTTCCCTCCTTAGAATAGAGGAAATAACTTTATTCATCTGATGTGGCAGTGCGTTGAGCTCATCTAACTTGTGATTTCATCTTTTTCAGGGTCTGTACATCTTTTCCGTCTACTTTATCATGCATAATCAGCTCTTCTGGCCAGCTAAGGCAACCTACACCGTGGAAATGAATGGACACGGCAGCCCAGACTCCATATACCAGAGCACTGGTGCTGCTACCGTTGGTGGAGGAGAAATCAGCAAGTCCACACAGAACCTCATCAGTGCCATGGAAGAGGTGCGTCTGTTACTGCGGGTTTTGATAAACATTTCTAATGAATAGTTGTTGCACTTGCTTTATTTGGCAGTGACATCTGACAGCATTTCATACCACACATGTACTTGTGAGATTACATTGGTAGCCTTAAGATTTATGTATGTTTGCATAACCACATATTTATCATCCTCAAGCTGAGGTAGAGGACTCACAGACCTGTGTTTGTTCACCGAGTCAGCTCACGCACACACAGACTGTAAGAGAGTGTTATGTTAATAAAGAGGCCTGGTGTAGAAGCTCGCATTCCTCTGAGCCCTCAATGTAAACTATTCACAGATCCGGGAATGAGGGTGTAGGGAGGTTAGGAGGACTGTAAAGAGAGCACAGGCTGCCTGGGAAGGATGGGCAGTGATCAAGAAAGGCTTTTAGAGGagatgtttaaaaagaaaatatctcTGTTTCCTTCAGTCTGCAACTTTAATGCTGAGCTGTTTTTGAGACTCTACAATTTATTAGTGAgtctatataaatacacacacacacagcatatattttgaaaagatgtatatatttatattaatataattaatataatttatttaatatagaaatgcaacatattttcttaaatatatgcatgccccactttatctgaaaaataaataaataaataaataatacggtttaaataatttttttttcctaattgtGATTAAAGGTCtataattaacattatattaagtATCAATTCTCCAATGCATTtcaatttttaaaacaattctgaGTCAATTATGTTACTTTTCCTAATGATTGGtacttataattaaataaataaaatgctagtaaATTCATTAATTactaagaaaaacaaatgaaacagtcCTTTTTGAATGTGATTGGGTTTGCCAAAGAATCATGAAATGTCTAAAGATTCCCACCCgaaatatttcaatattcattTGGGTTGCAGTATTATAATAAAACTTCAAGGATGAGGATAAAAAGCTTTTAGCAGTGCTTCACTCCACTTTTACATAGTTCaccctactttttttttctttgtgccgCCAGTGTTAAAAGTTTTCAGTCTGTAGGTGCTGATGATGAGACTTATGTTAAGTTTAAGCTCCAAAAAAGTAGATAAATATCTAGATAAAGCttatataaaaggagaaaaatCCAAAATGGCTTGTAAAATGTTTGCTTAAGCCAATTTATAAGAGAACAAATCAATAAGATTGTGGTAGGACTGTAATTTTAGGGACATTGACCTCTAAGTGCAGACTTGAGAGAACTGAATTAATCCTGTTTTGTTCATGAAAGCACTGGCTCCTAGCTTAAAGCAGCTCTTAGTGTCACATGTGTCCTCGGGACAACAGGCAGTTGGATTGGGAGGAGGTGACTGGTGGAGGGAGGAGAGGAAACAGCGCTCTGGAGGGGTGGCCGTCTCCTCAGGCTCTTCAAACAGACATGACTAGGTGCCTGGCGGTGCTCAGTTCACTCAGTGTACATTCTGTTCTGATTAAAGGACTGTCCATGGGCTATTGTACCAAAATGAGGTGCTTGGGACATGGGGGACAGGAGTGGCCTCTCCCTCCGTCCTCCTGGGAAAAAGCACCCAGCCAAAGGAAAGGAAGCCATTGCCATTAGGAAGCACATTAAGGGGAGGGGATTCAGATGTACTGTTTCACAATGTTGTGTTTAATGGGGCTATTTGTTCTTTACTTTGATGATTGAAATGAGTGAACAAATAGATTTATGTCACAGGATGGAGTCAGAAGGTCATTGTGATCATCTCTTCATGCCAAAAGTGAgcagtttctacagtatttagttttgtgtgtgagaACGTTAGAAATGAGTTAACTGGTAAACAGTTTGTTATACCAATTATATTACGATACTTCAACATCAGTTTGCTGTATTAAACTGATCCGAGTGTGCATTTTAGATGCTTTACTGTAACGTTAGATGTTGCTGAGGTGTTAATGTGAGAATTATCATTCATCGATTAGGAATAATTATTGTTTAGTCTATCAGGTTTTTGTGACAAGTTTAGAAaagggatttattttttatttttataaaacttaaatgatatatatacttttaaatatatatatatatatatatatatatatatatatatatatatatatatatatatatatatatatatatatatatattaattccaaTTATTAACTGAATTATTTTCAACTTCTTGATTATTTccttaaatgtggttttattaacaaagttcgggagaagcacgatcagataatcatccaatttggcacaggtgcatctcgtttagctaatcatcttaaatagcacgcaagcgtatatatatccagtcttcctacctactgtcccacgacagtttttcggcaaccctcctccaccccaactcctcacttctaatctatttatcccaaattagggatagggggagttatttaggttcgggctatgctccgggcccggacccctcccccaggacagcacgccaaaatatgcctactatttgccttcagattagatgtaagggtgaactcgtgaatttgAATTGAAAAGAAAAGCCTTTAAGATGTGATACTATATTtgaaaatggagagaaaaaaaaaattggcaaaatgCGGGTTCGAATCCATGTTGATCacttcaaaaataattattatacagtTTCCTCGCCTATGAATCTCCAGCTATACCAGAATTAATTACGAAACATCTGAATGCTTGTGATTGCTGACTTATCCTGGTAAAACAGATAGTCCTCGTAACCTCTGAATGACCCCTGCACCAGACACACCGGTGAATGGCTGATTTGTGTGGCTCCTTTAAGCTTTAAACTGTGTGCACAAACTAACTCAACTGCAAAAGGCATTTTAATGTGGTGAagctttgaaaaatatatatatatattttttaatatatttttcagatCTCTGCAGATTGGGAGAGAGCTTCACTGAGGCCCAGCAGTCAGCCCAGCAGTGTTTTCAAACAGAGTCCTCAGGACGAGACCTACATCACAGAAGGAGGCTTCATCAACACTAATCTGGTGCAGGACGAGGAGTCACAGGAGTTTGATGACCTCATATTTGCCTTAAAAACTGGTAAGCCCCTTTATTCCAAAAATAGACCTAAATCCCTACAGATCTTTAGCAATTATAATAATACCTATTCAGTTTTTTTTGCGGAGTACTAGTTATGTGTTTTTTGATTTGGGAACAATGTTTTACCTACAAACAGGTTCTGGCCTTAATGTGAGTGACAGCGAGTCAGTCCACGGCAGTCATGATGGAGGTAGTGTGGCTAACTCTCAAATCGTAGAGCTGCGGCGGATTCCTATCGCAGACACACATCTCTAACCTCACTATTTTTTTGTActgaaaattgtaaaataaaaacaatagttgtttttgtttttcactgtttATGCCTTTGCACTAAATCTTGTTAGTTTTTAAGATGTCTTTTTATacgtgattttttttatatatatatatacatacatacagtgccATAAAATGGTTTTGCTcccttac
This genomic interval from Carassius auratus strain Wakin unplaced genomic scaffold, ASM336829v1 scaf_tig00015345, whole genome shotgun sequence contains the following:
- the LOC113074674 gene encoding G-protein coupled receptor 98-like, producing the protein MRFLSVCSSEVPMMLYLFALVTLVCLWAGLHMAYRYLWMLILLVIFNIFLGLYIFSVYFIMHNQLFWPAKATYTVEMNGHGSPDSIYQSTGAATVGGGEISKSTQNLISAMEEISADWERASLRPSSQPSSVFKQSPQDETYITEGGFINTNLVQDEESQEFDDLIFALKTGSGLNVSDSESVHGSHDGGSVANSQIVELRRIPIADTHL